The following coding sequences lie in one Coxiella endosymbiont of Amblyomma americanum genomic window:
- the ruvB gene encoding Holliday junction branch migration DNA helicase RuvB codes for MINQVESVNTVENFVSRPRRLSEYIGQTSVQKQMDIFIRAAIKRKETLDHVLIFGPPGLGKTTLAHIIAREMQASLKQTSGPVLEKAGDLAALLTNLEPHDVLFIDEIHRLNPTIEEILYPALEDFQLDIIIGEGPSARSIKLDLPPFTLVGATTRVGLLTSPLRDRFGIVQRLEFYCTNDLVRIVKRSAKMLGASIEENGAKEIACRSKGTPRIANRLLRRVRDFAEVQSSTVITENIAKKALNLLNVDALGLDLIDQKLLYFIIEKFQGGPVGIANLATAICEERETIEDVVEPYLIQEGLIFRTPRGRMATEKAYHHFNKLSVSFPSHSSQTTLSIKD; via the coding sequence ATGATCAATCAAGTTGAGAGCGTAAATACGGTAGAAAATTTCGTCTCCCGTCCACGTAGATTAAGTGAATATATAGGGCAAACATCTGTACAAAAACAGATGGATATTTTTATTCGCGCAGCAATTAAACGAAAAGAAACATTAGATCATGTTTTAATTTTTGGGCCACCTGGATTGGGAAAAACAACATTAGCACATATTATTGCTCGTGAAATGCAGGCAAGTTTGAAACAAACTTCAGGACCAGTACTAGAAAAAGCAGGTGATTTAGCTGCTCTACTTACAAACCTTGAACCACACGATGTATTATTCATTGATGAAATTCATCGGTTAAATCCAACCATTGAAGAAATACTATACCCCGCTCTAGAAGATTTTCAATTGGATATTATCATTGGTGAAGGACCTTCGGCTCGTTCAATAAAATTAGATTTACCACCTTTTACTTTAGTTGGTGCTACTACCCGTGTTGGATTATTAACTTCTCCTTTGCGTGATCGCTTTGGGATTGTACAGCGTCTGGAATTTTACTGCACTAATGATTTAGTGCGTATCGTAAAAAGATCAGCTAAAATGTTAGGAGCATCTATAGAAGAAAATGGTGCTAAAGAAATTGCTTGTCGCTCGAAAGGTACTCCTCGTATTGCAAATCGATTGCTTCGTCGAGTGCGTGACTTTGCAGAAGTTCAATCTTCTACAGTTATCACTGAAAATATTGCTAAAAAAGCTCTCAATTTATTAAATGTTGATGCTCTTGGCTTAGATTTGATTGATCAAAAATTGCTGTATTTCATTATTGAAAAATTTCAAGGTGGTCCAGTTGGAATCGCAAATCTTGCGACAGCTATTTGTGAAGAACGAGAAACTATAGAAGACGTTGTTGAACCCTATTTAATTCAAGAAGGCCTCATCTTTCGTACACCTAGAGGCCGTATGGCTACAGAAAAAGCTTACCATCATTTTAATAAATTATCCGTATCCTTCCCTTCTCACTCTTCTCAAACAACTCTTTCTATTAAAGATTGA
- the nhaA gene encoding Na+/H+ antiporter NhaA: MKYQILHKSPKIVSKGSIILFISAVLALILDNTSWCVYYETLFNSPLSVQLGALQLSRSLLFWINSGLMTVYFLLIGLEIKREILYGKLKSFSKVFLPVIAGLGGILVPIIIYIAFNWKNTLSLRGWAIPTATDIAFSLGMLSLAGNRLPINLKIFLTTLAVFDDIGSIFIIAIFYTHHFSLIFLLSAGCFLGLLILLNRLHVTMTTIYILVGIILWICVLESGIHATLVGIIVAFTIPVCNRKDRQVSSLHNLERVLQPWVTFGVLPIFAFANSGISLTRIGLESLFSPITLGIALGLFLGKQIGICLAYSLGIKAFSWIQPISLFHKKDNIDWRFLYGTSVIAGMGFTMSLLISTIAFGDIGQSYSSMARLGVIIGSSLSGIFGYLILSLSSYREYSSFKKLES; the protein is encoded by the coding sequence TTGAAATACCAAATTCTGCATAAATCTCCTAAAATAGTATCTAAAGGTAGTATTATTCTCTTTATTTCTGCTGTTTTGGCTTTAATACTTGATAATACATCATGGTGTGTTTATTACGAAACCCTATTTAATTCACCATTAAGCGTTCAGCTAGGTGCACTACAATTATCCAGGTCTTTACTATTTTGGATTAACAGTGGATTAATGACTGTTTATTTCTTACTAATAGGGTTAGAAATTAAACGAGAGATATTATATGGAAAGCTTAAGAGCTTTTCAAAAGTGTTTTTACCTGTAATAGCAGGACTTGGAGGAATACTTGTTCCTATTATAATCTACATTGCTTTTAACTGGAAAAATACCCTCTCTTTAAGAGGATGGGCGATTCCTACTGCCACTGATATTGCATTTTCATTAGGTATGTTATCTTTGGCAGGTAATCGTTTGCCTATCAACTTAAAAATATTTTTAACGACATTAGCAGTTTTTGATGACATTGGTTCAATTTTTATTATTGCCATTTTTTATACGCATCATTTTTCTTTAATTTTCTTGCTAAGCGCAGGATGTTTTTTAGGGTTATTGATTTTACTAAATCGATTACATGTGACAATGACTACAATTTATATCCTAGTTGGTATTATATTATGGATTTGTGTTTTAGAATCTGGAATTCACGCTACTTTAGTGGGTATTATTGTAGCTTTTACAATCCCGGTTTGTAATCGGAAAGATCGTCAAGTTTCTTCATTACATAATTTAGAGCGAGTATTACAACCATGGGTAACGTTTGGAGTATTACCAATATTTGCTTTTGCAAATTCCGGCATTTCTCTTACACGCATAGGATTAGAAAGTTTATTTAGTCCTATTACATTAGGCATTGCCTTAGGTTTATTTCTTGGAAAACAAATTGGAATTTGTTTGGCTTATTCGCTTGGAATTAAAGCTTTCAGTTGGATTCAACCTATATCATTATTCCATAAAAAAGATAACATTGATTGGCGTTTTCTCTATGGAACAAGCGTAATAGCAGGTATGGGATTTACCATGAGCTTACTCATTAGTACTATAGCATTTGGTGACATTGGGCAAAGTTACTCCAGCATGGCACGATTAGGGGTTATTATTGGTTCTTCATTGTCCGGGATATTTGGTTATTTAATTTTAAGCCTTTCTTCTTATCGTGAATATTCCTCTTTTAAGAAATTAGAAAGTTAA
- the dnaG gene encoding DNA primase, which yields MRHVPQSFIQDLLSCVDIVELIQSRVNLKKKGPNYLGLCPFHNEKTPSFTVSPTKQFYYCFGCGASGNAINFLMMFDRTEFIEIIKELSSKIGLKVPITIHPSVSFELKNFSDLLSKIARYYRQQLKRSPIAINYLKTRKLTGQIAKQFALGYAPLSWENLKTFAEHPTVKNQLIINGLLIKKNHFYFDRFRHRIIFPIRDIKGRVIAFGGRAISRHDQPKYMNSPETPIFHKSNELYGLYEANKKQTNLPKFLIVEGYMDVIALHQHQITYAVAILGTSTNAKHLKKLLKYTNEIIYCFDGDSAGRKAIWQAITESLPLMHNGIDIRFLFLPEGEDPDSLIRKIGKHAFEERIKAALSLSDVFFDLLKREIPLYSIANKIHFAKKALEHLSKMPKGLFYQLLIDKLAKYLSIELSEIYSLVEDNSKKETRYYRLFSQILSLAHHAISILAQTPSLVNLALKDVDAISNGPDTQLLVKVIKFLKEKQIKSTAELLGLWINSQERQLIADLVGRRLFEGSRLSIDNLAVELQDAIQRLKNQIEKEKTLQLLKKQELEEIIN from the coding sequence ATGCGACATGTCCCACAATCTTTTATTCAAGATTTATTATCCTGTGTTGACATTGTGGAGTTAATTCAGTCACGCGTAAATTTAAAAAAAAAAGGTCCTAATTATTTAGGACTCTGCCCTTTTCATAATGAAAAAACACCATCTTTTACTGTTAGTCCTACAAAACAATTTTATTATTGTTTTGGGTGTGGAGCGAGTGGAAATGCTATTAATTTTTTAATGATGTTTGATCGCACTGAATTTATCGAAATTATCAAAGAGTTATCTTCTAAAATTGGCCTCAAGGTTCCAATAACAATCCATCCATCGGTATCATTTGAACTGAAAAATTTTTCTGATCTTTTGTCAAAAATTGCCCGTTATTATCGACAGCAATTAAAACGTTCGCCTATTGCCATTAACTATTTAAAAACACGCAAACTTACAGGCCAGATCGCCAAACAATTTGCTCTTGGATATGCACCTTTAAGTTGGGAGAATTTAAAGACATTTGCCGAACATCCTACAGTTAAAAATCAACTTATTATAAATGGACTACTTATTAAGAAAAATCATTTTTACTTCGATCGTTTCCGTCATCGTATCATCTTTCCTATTCGTGATATTAAAGGTCGTGTCATTGCTTTTGGAGGACGAGCCATAAGCAGACACGATCAGCCTAAATATATGAATTCACCGGAAACTCCAATCTTTCATAAAAGTAATGAATTGTATGGATTATACGAAGCCAATAAGAAACAGACTAATCTACCAAAATTTTTAATTGTAGAAGGCTACATGGATGTTATTGCACTGCATCAACATCAAATTACTTATGCTGTTGCCATACTAGGTACGTCCACTAATGCTAAACATTTAAAAAAGTTACTCAAATACACCAATGAAATCATTTATTGTTTTGACGGCGACAGCGCTGGACGAAAAGCTATTTGGCAAGCCATCACAGAAAGTCTACCATTAATGCACAATGGTATCGACATTCGCTTCCTGTTTTTACCTGAAGGAGAAGATCCTGATAGCTTAATTCGAAAGATAGGTAAACATGCCTTTGAGGAAAGAATAAAAGCAGCCCTATCTTTGAGTGATGTATTCTTTGATCTTCTAAAAAGAGAAATTCCATTATATTCTATCGCTAATAAAATTCATTTTGCTAAAAAGGCTCTGGAACACCTTAGCAAAATGCCGAAAGGCTTATTTTATCAACTTCTTATTGATAAACTCGCCAAATATTTATCGATTGAACTCAGTGAAATTTATTCGCTTGTCGAAGATAATTCAAAGAAAGAAACTAGATATTATCGTTTATTTTCTCAAATACTTTCTTTAGCTCATCATGCGATATCTATTTTAGCTCAAACACCGTCACTAGTTAATCTAGCTTTGAAGGATGTTGACGCCATTAGTAATGGACCAGATACGCAATTGCTTGTTAAAGTTATTAAATTTTTGAAAGAAAAACAAATCAAATCAACTGCTGAATTACTCGGCTTATGGATTAATTCTCAAGAACGTCAATTAATCGCGGATTTAGTTGGACGTCGTTTGTTCGAAGGATCTCGTTTATCAATCGATAATTTAGCTGTTGAACTTCAAGATGCCATTCAACGGCTCAAAAATCAAATAGAAAAAGAAAAAACATTGCAGCTTTTAAAGAAGCAAGAGCTTGAAGAAATAATTAACTGA
- the rpsU gene encoding 30S ribosomal protein S21, with translation MPMITVPENSAFDVAMRRFKRACEKAGILSKLRQIEYYEKPTSKRKRKRAAAVKLYIKKMQKEREAMERERTRHLMWS, from the coding sequence ATGCCGATGATAACGGTACCTGAAAACAGTGCTTTCGACGTCGCTATGCGACGTTTTAAGCGAGCGTGCGAAAAAGCTGGAATTCTTAGTAAGTTACGTCAAATTGAATACTACGAGAAACCAACGAGTAAAAGAAAACGAAAACGGGCCGCTGCTGTTAAACTTTACATAAAGAAAATGCAAAAAGAAAGAGAGGCAATGGAACGTGAAAGAACGCGACACCTGATGTGGTCGTAA